The following coding sequences are from one Nicotiana tabacum cultivar K326 chromosome 1, ASM71507v2, whole genome shotgun sequence window:
- the LOC107802802 gene encoding uncharacterized protein LOC107802802: MLIEYTMKSSAESASSLNLVAVDDEILSVSAIATQTSTAESFYVEGEISLPEHFQRFYLLGCSECNHLVRSKIKKEIQCINCRLPRMLIPRCHFEVEITDETGTITTMSKGLGERILSMTAEQIYDITAVKNELFPVAHINQLLINYSEFNYKGHHPEHQTKMQVLWFFCHTLKNQPCFYQKSQHLRVVPTELWKKSQYL, from the exons ATGCTAATCGAATACACAATGAAGAGTTCAGCAGAGTCAGCTTCATCGCTTAATCTTGTAGCTGTTGACGATGAAATATTATCTGTTTCAGCTATTGCTACGCAAACCTCCACT GCGGAAAGTTTTTACGTCGAAGGAGAAATTTCACTACCTGAGCATTTCCAACGATTTTACCTGCTAGGTTGTTCTGAATGTAACCATCTTGTTCGGAGCAAAATAAAAAAGGAGATTCAATGCATAAACTGCAGGCTGCCACGAATGTTAATTCCAAG GTGCCACTTTGAGGTAGAAATTACAGACGAAACTGGCACAATAACAACAATGTCTAAAGGCTTGGGCGAAAGAATATTATCAATGACAGCTGAACAGATATATGATATCACCGCTGTTAAG AATGAGTTATTCCCTGTTGCCCATATCAACCAACTACTGATAAACTATTCAGAATTCAACTACAAAGGTCATCATCCAGAACACCAGACAAAAATGCAGGTTCTCTGGTTCTTTTGTCATACACTGAAAAACCAACCATGTTTCTACCAGAAGAGTCAACATCTGCGAGTGGTGCCGACAGAATTATGGAAGAAGAGCCAATACTTGTGA
- the LOC107823391 gene encoding uncharacterized protein LOC107823391 — protein MGTESSTSSSVLQSPPTLIDSSHPLYVHPSDNPGVLLVSVPFSGMGYTSWRKNVLIALSAKNKAELISGRIPQPSPTSPLYDYWVRCNDMVFAWLSNSLSKDIADSVLHCDTARDLWRDIEERYGQSSASRYYQIQREIAGVSQGSSNIASYYTRLRKLWDELRTVAFGPACTCGAEPQCSDGQKLIHFLTGLNETYSNARSNIIMMYLVPTLFTNGPKSFPQKVNFDIKRTTIVCKYYKKTGHSVDKCYKLHGFSSDFKFTKGRKSVACAQVDTSASEDQQFSENITNNHVHGFSKE, from the exons ATGGGTACAGAATCGAGCACTTCCTCTTCTGTTCTTCAGTCTCCTCCTACGCTTATTGACTCTTCTCATCCTCTCTATGTTCATCCATCAGATAATCCTGGTGTTCTGTTAGTGTCAGTTCCCTTTTCAGGGATGGGATATACTTCATGGAGAAAAAATGTTCTAATTGCCTTGTCTGCTAAGAATAAAGCTGAGTTGATCAGTGGTAGAATTCCACAACCCTCACCTACTTCTCCTCTTTATGATTACTGGGTAAGATGTAATGACATGGTCTTTGCTTGGCTAAGCAATTCCTTATCCAAAGACATCGCAGACAGTGTTTTACACTGTGATACTGCTAGGGACCTATGGAGGGATATAGAAGAAAGGTATGGACAATCTAGTGCTAGTAGGTATTATCAAATACAAAGGGAAATTGCAGGGGTATCTCAGGGTTCTTCCAATATTGCTAGTTACTACACTAGGCTTAGGAAACTCTGGGATGAGTTGAGGACTGTTGCATTTGGTCCAGCGTGCACTTGTGGGGCTGAGCCACAATGCAGTGATGGTCAGAAACTTATTCATTTCCTCACAGGGTTGAATGAGACCTACTCAAATGCTAGAAGCAATATCATTATGATGTATCTTGTTCCAACTCTG TTCACTAATGGTCCTAAATCCTTTCCTCAGAAAGTCAATTTTGACATCAAAAGGACAACTATTGTGTGCAAATACTATAAAAAGACTGGGCATTCTGTTGACAAATGCTACAAACTTCATGGGTTCTCAAGTGATTTCAAGTTCACAAAGGGCAGAAAGTCTGTTGCTTGtgctcaagttgacacttctgcATCAGAGGATCAGCAGTTTTCTGAAAATATCACCAACAATCATGTCCATGGGTTCAGCAAGGAATAG